The Ornithorhynchus anatinus isolate Pmale09 chromosome X5, mOrnAna1.pri.v4, whole genome shotgun sequence nucleotide sequence GGGGATCCCGTCTCGCATGTCCCTGCCCCCGGTCTCGACTGAGCTTGGCCCTTGGctcttcccgcccccgccccaattACCCCCAGGGCCGAGCCAATGGGCAGCCGCAGCCGGGCCAGCAGGGGCAacaggggcagcagcaggggcAGGCGCTGCTGGCCGAGTCGGGGCCGCCGCGCCCCGGACCGCCCGGCCAGACCGACGGGGAGACCTCGCCGCGGGAGCCCACGGAGACGCGCGAGCCCACGGAGACGCGCGAGCCCGAGGACGGCGTGGCCGCCCGGGGCACCGGCCCAgcccctggcccggcccccgccccggcccctgaaGGGAACGCAGCCCCCAAGTGAGTGCCGCCCGGAGGCTGGGAGCAGGGTGGGAAAGGAGCTGCTCTTGGCCGGGTCCTAGTACAGCCAAGGTgcttggcagggggagggaagggatggcacCTGGAGCGGAGGGGCAGTTCTAGGGGACCACCCGAGCCTCTGTAACCGAGGGGCAGGTGCGGAGGCGTGGGGGTcacgggtcgggggccgggggtgggggaccccGTGAGTCCCCGCAGGGCAACAGGTGCCCTGTTGGTCCCCCACGTGCCCGGCAGCCACCCGTCGCCAGCGGAGTACGCGGAGGTGCTGCAGGAGCTGCAACGGGTGGAGAGCCGCCTCCAGCCCTTTCTCCAGCGCTACCGAGCCATCCTGGGGGCCGCCGCCACCACCGACTACAACAACAATGTGAGTCGCTTCCCACCGagacacattcccccccccccaccgccgccaCCCCCTCGCACCTTGTATAGGCGCGAATGTTGCTGCGTGTGGGCAGAGTGGGCCGGTTTCCCACAAGGGCTGTGGTCCATTTGATCCGTTGATGTCCTCCCCCGTGAGGGGCGACGGTTTCAGTCCAGCGATGTCCTCCCCCGTGAGGGGTCAATGTGCAGTCCAATAACGTGTCCCCTCTTGGCGGGCAAAGGGTTCATTACAGtaatatctcttctcccaccgCCCTCACGGTGTGTGGTGGTTCGGCCCCATGTCGTCCCGTCTTTTCCCCTCCAGTGAGCAATGGCTCCAGCCACCTGGTTGGTGTTTAGTAGAACAATTCAAGGCCTTCCCTGTGGGCAACAGAAAAGGAATGTCCAACCTCCTTACTCTTCTCCCCGCTGCTGATCAGTCAGCGgtgtttatcgagtacttactgtgtggagagctctgtactgagcacttgggagagtaccacacaacagttggtagacaccatccctgccaacaaggagcttccagcGGGCATTTGAAGGGTCTGGGTAACCCCGCTTAGCCTCCCCCAGCCGGTGGGTGAGGCCACcgtgggagggcggggaagggcagCGCGGGCGCTCAGCTCGGGCCTTGTCCCCCTGCGGCGGGGCAGACGGAGGGCCGGGAGGAGGACCAACGGGTGATCAACCTGGTCGGGGAGAGCCTGCGCCTGCTGGGCAACACCTTCGTGGCCCTGTCCGACCTACGCTGCAACCTGTCCGCGACCGCCCCCCGCCACCTGCACGTGGTGCGCCCCATGTCCCACTACACGGCCCCCATGGTGCTGCAGCAGGCCGCCATCCCCATCCAGGtcagggggagggtgtgggggagggggcggggcccattCCTCCCCGGCTCCATTTCATCCTGCTTTTGTTTTCCCGGGTCCACTAAGAAGCTCCCCccagtctctctccttccccttctgctactccacctcctcctcgtcTGTgtgggaccccctccctccccctgtccaTTCCTCCTTTTCCTGTTTCTCCCATCCTCTCCACATACGTCCTCAAACTCAGGCCCTtccctaggttcattcattcgttcaatagtatttattgagcgcttactatgtgcagagcactgtattaagttcttggaatgtacaagtcggtaacagagacagtccctgccctttgacgggattacagtctaatcgggggtccAGCCCCTTCGGTAGCACCTGCCTGTCTGAtggcttttctctcctccctcggcTGCCCGTCCGTTTCCCCCGTGTGCACCCCACCCTCCCGTAGATCAACGTGGGGACCACAGTGACGATGACGGGGAGcggggcccgccccggcccgaccGACACCACCCCAACGTCCGGTCAGACctcgtcccccaccccctccccgacctcgGGGGAGCCCGGCCCGGACGGGGCCccctcgggcccggccccccctcaggccgccggccccccgcgccTGATCCGCATCTCCCACCAGAGCGTGGAGCCCGTGGTCATGATGCACATGAACATCCCAGGTGAGCGGGGACCACCGGGGCCGCCCCGCAGGGCAGGGGCAAGGCACCGGGCGGGCAAAGCTCTCCGTGCACGGAAACCTGCGGTTGCCGCGGCAGGTGGGAGCGAAGTCAGACGTCAGAGAGGGGATGTCGGCTGCTGGCCGGACGTGCCCCAGCACAGTTGTCCCCACAAGCCCTCGCCCGTGGGCCAGGACGGGAGCTGGTTGCCACGGAAGCAAGGGCGTGGAAGGAATGACCCTTCTTTTCTACTTCATCTCCAGATTCGGGTTCTCAGACGGGCGGGACCTCGAGCGCTTCCACGGCTTCCACCGGCCCGCCCGGGCAGGGCCTGGGTAAGAGCCAGGGGGATGGGGcggtgggcgggcgggggggcagtCTCGgtagccgggccccgccccctcactcggccccctcctcgtcccctcAGGCGGCCCCACCCACATCCAgctgccttccctgcccccagagttCATGCAGGCGGTGGCCcaccagatcacccagcaggccatggccgccgccgccgcctccgcggcCACAGGTACCGCCGCGTccccagggggaggggcggggcgaccgggctctccccgggcctccagccagctcctctcttctctcccggccccctcccccccgccccagcaggGCAGCAGGTGTCCGGCTTCCCAGCGGCCCCGACTCGGGTGGTGATCGCCCGGCCCAcgcccccccaggcccggcccccccaTCCCggagggccgccccccgcccccggggctacGGTGAgtcaggtgggggaggagaggagaggagaacggGGCTGGGGTCCTTGAGAAGGGGGACTGGTGGTGAGGCGGCTGGTCTGAGTTGCCCTCctattcccctctcccagatTCCCGTTCCGGGATCCAACGCTTCACTGGCTCAGATGGTGAGCGGGCTGGTGGGGCAGCTTCTAATGCAGCCAGTGCTCGTGGGTGAGacaccgccccctcccagcccctcgtcaacgccttccccctctcttcccttctcagaagatctctccttcccttccctcccctccccttcctctctcgctCTTTGATCCCGCTTCCCCCAAGTTCcccatctcctactccctctctctcccggctGCCCCTCGCCCCCATTCCTTGCCTCCCTGCCCACCCGCCTCCTTCCTTGCCCCACCCTTTCGCTCCTCCTgacacccctccctttccccgcaGCCCAGGGCGCCTCGGGGCTGGGCGCCCCGCAGGCCCCGGCCACGGCCTCGGCCAGCGCGGGCACCACCAACACGGCCACGACGgctggcccggcccccgggggccccgcccagccacccccgcccccgccgccgggccccccccAGGCTGAGGTCCAGTTCTCGCAGCTCCTGGGCAGCCTgctggggccgggggtccccgggggcccggggaccgCCGGCGGGGCCACCAGCGTGGGCTCCCCCACCATCACGGTGGCCATGCCAGGCGTCCCTGCCTTCCTCCAGGGCATGACCGACTTCCTGCAGGTGAGTCCGGGGCGGCCAGGGGtccccttcccccagtccctAGTCCGTCACCGGTGTCGATGGAGCACCCGGTGCCCACCGTGGGATTCTACAGTGGgggtggacccccccccccgatccacCCACCCTTTAACTCTGGCTCGCCACCtgccccgtctccccccgccccaagtgGGTATGCAGTGGTTCAGCCTGTTTGCTGggcgctcctccctcctccccgtcagCTCTGCAGATAACCTGGTCAttcccccctcggcccctccccacGTGCGGTGGCTCATCCCCTTTCCCGCGGACACCTTTGGCTGGCCCCGTGCCTTAGGTCGGGCCCGTGCCACCGCCCCCCACCTGCACCCCCCTGCAGGGTCAGACCGCCCCggggcctcccgcctcccgcggtctctcacttctctctcctcccccgtccccttcccgccGTGGACGCAGGCGACGCagacggccccgccgccgccgcccccgcccccgccccctccggcccctgaGCAGGCCCCCGCCGCGGcgccccccggctctcccccggcggggccgggcggggccggggggggccccgAGGCTCTGCCCCCCGAGTTCTTCACCTCCGTGGTGCAGGGGGTGCTGAGCTCCCTGCTGGGGTCcctgggggcccgggccggcagCGGGGAGAGCATCGCCGGCTTCATCCAGCGCCTCAGCGGCTCCAGCAACATCTTCGAGCCCGGGGCCGACGGGGCCCTCGGTGAGCGCCGCGGGGGGACCCAAAAGCGCGGACGCCAGCTGCCCCGACCCCCGACTGAGCCCGGCCCAGACCGATCCCAGCCCTGGACCCGCCCCACGGTCCCAGCCTCGGCCCTCTCACCTTCCCGACTGTCCCCAGCCCgctcccctgtcccagcccggTCTCTAACCCCGACCGCGACTTCGGCCCCgtgtccgtcccccccggccATCCCCATCCTGTTCCCGGCCCTGTCGCTGActgacctccaccccaccctcgaccccggccccgactgccccggccccgctccctgtCCCGCCCCGTGACCGCGGCTGTCCCCGGCAGGGTTCTTCGGTGCTCTGCTGTCCGTCATCTGCCAGAACCTGTCGATGGTGGACGTGGTGATGCTCTTGCACGGCCACTCCCAGCCCCTGCAGCGGCTGCAGCCCCAACTGCGCGGTTTCTTCCACCAGCACTACCTGGGGGGCCGCGAGCCCACCGGCCCCGCCATCCGGGTCAGTCGGGCTGGGGACCGGAGGCGGGGCGGGCAGCCGCAGGTGGTGGTTTCtgatcctcctctccttccctcttccctccctctctccagagggCCACGCACACGCTCATCACGGGGCTGGAGGAGTACGTGCGCGATAGCTTTGTGAGTGGCCCGGATTCCCACACGGccatttccctcctgccccccctcgGAGCCCCGCTGCCCCTAGACCGCCCTTCCCAGACCCTCCCGGTGCCCTCCGACCCCGTTTCCCGGCCcggaccctcccgccccctcaaTGTCCCCCCAGACTCCTCGTCTAGACCGTCCCGGTGACCTCTGGCCCCCTGTCCCGGCCCAGACTGTCCAAGGGCCCCCCGCCGcgcccagccccttccctgccGGGCCGGGGCAGCGGTCCCCCTCCCGTCTCGTCCAACTCCTCTTTTGGCACTCCAGGCCTCGGTCCAGGTTCAGCCGGGGGTGGACATCACCAGGACCAACCTGGACTTCCTCCAGGAGCAGTTCAACGGCATCGCCGCCCACGTGCTGCACTGCACAGGTCCGCCGCCGTGACCGCGGGGGGCCCCCGGCGTGCGGGCcgtggccggggaggggcggccggggggtccCAGCAGGGAGAGGCTGACGGCCGGGCGGGTCCCCCCCCCGATCCAGACAGCAGCTTTGGGGTGCGTCTGTTGGAGCTGTGTAACCAGGGCCTGTTCGAgtgtctggccctgaacctgcACTGCCTTGGGGGACAGCAGAGCGCGCTGACCAACGTCATCAACGGCCGCATCGTGAGCCaccgccccccccggggctcccccggccAATGCCGCCAGAcgtgggagggtggggtggggtcctCCCTGGGGCCGATGGGGGAGGCCCGGATAGCCCGATGTCCCCAGGGGATGGACGCGCCGGGAGGGCGGGTCTGAGATGGGGCCGCTGACCCCTTGACCCTCTCTCTCGACAGCGGCGCCTGTCAGGCGGGGTGAACCCGTCCTTGGTCAGCTGGCTGACTACCATGATGGGGCTGCGGCTGCAGGTGGTGCTGGAGCACATGCCCGTGGGCCCCGACCAGGTGCTGCGCTATGTGCGCCGCCTTGGCGAGCCCCCGCAGGTCAGAGGCCCTACCTGCGGGATGCAAGGGGCGGGGGGCGTGGACCCCGGGCGCCCCGCCCGACCTGCCCCCGACCATGCCCCTCCTTGGGTTTTCCAGCCACCCCCCGAGGAGCCGATGGACGTCCAAGGAGCGGAGAGGGCCCCGCCCGAGCCCGAGGTACGGGGAGCTGGGAGGGCGTCGGGGCGGGGGCGTCGGGGCAGGGGTGCTGGGCCGGGGAGGCtgacgccgccccccgccgccccgcagcGGGAGAACGCCTCGCCGGCCCCCGGCACCACGGCGGAGGAGGCCATGTCCCGGggccccccaccggcccccgagGGCCCACCGCCCCGCGAGGAGCAGGACGGAGCCGCCGCGGCAGAGTCGGAGCCCTGGGCGGCGGCCGTGCCCCCGGTGAGccgtgggccggggcgggggtgaggagggaggggcggaggccTCGCCGGCCCCCGCGGTGACAGGCCCCCCGCTTCCCGCCCCCTCTCAGGAGTGGGTCCCCATCATCCGCCAGGACCTCCAGACCCAGCGCAAGGTGAAGCCGCAGCCTCCCCTGAGCGACGCCTACCTCAGCGGCATGCCCGCCAAGCGACGCAAGGTCAGGGACCGGACGGGCCCCCCGCCGCGTGCACGCCGCTCGCTCCCCCGCCGCGCCCCTCCCCGACgcttccccgcctctccccagaCCATGCAGGGAGAGGGGCCGCAGCTGCTCCTGTCGGAGGCCGTGAGCCGAGCGGCCAAGGCCAGCGGAGCGCGGCCCGTGACTGGCCCCGACAGCCTGAGGCGGGATCTGGAGGCCCCGGAAGTGCAGGACAGCTACCGCCAGCAGGTAGCGAGCCCGGCCTGAGCCCAGTTGGacggtcttgggggggggggggtgtccccatatccgggagcccccccccccccaactgtgatttcggggtggggagggtgaagtCACGGGCCGCCACTccaccccctccttttcccccagctccgGTCCGACCTTCAGCAGAGGCTGCGGGCCGACCCCAACTACAGCCCTCAGCACTTCCCCAATGCCCAGCGCGCCTTCATGGATGAGCCCTAgctgcctgccccctcccctccctcaacgccatcccccaccccccggtaTTTTAAGAAATAAAGTCGGATTTTCCTGGCAGTTCTGGAGATGCTGCTTGGGTCCTTGACCCGCTCGTTCGCGCATACCTCACCTCCTGCCCACCTTGTGTCCCGGTTTGCCCCCAAACGTGGGCTATCACCTCTCacgcttcttttttttaaagcttttattcttttttaaacaaacagccccacccccaggaggggtgagggaagggagcgtggggaaggggagggaaaggtccctcccgcccccccctcccgccccgtccccccttatatatttatatctatgtacaggcccccggggagggacgggggcgggagggggggggggccggcggcggcctcagcggggagggggcaggccagGGTCCTTGTCTCCAGGCCGGGGCTGCGTCTCCTCCGGCCGCCTCGGAGGCCCCtcgcggggaggggggcccccTCGGTCCCAGGGCTTCGGCGTCCAGCGCAAGGCGTCCGGCGGAGAGGCCTGGGGCAGATGGAAGGACAGATCAGGTGGCGGGGGTTAGCtctgggcggggcccggggcccagggcccgcggggggggggggggtcagaagagagggaaaggggcgggatCACCTGCTGGTAGAGGTCGAAGCGCTGGGTGCGAAAAATACCGCTGTAGCCATTGGGCGGGGCTTGAGCTGGAGCCGAGGCCGGAGAAGGGCCTGAGGGAGAGGACGGGACGGTTGAGGCGGTGGCGGCCCTCCGGGGCGGGCCCCGGCCaagcggggaggggggaccgGCCCCGGGCTCACCTTGCGGCTGTGGGGgtgcgggccccggcccccccgaggTTGCCCATCTTACGGTAGTCCTGGAATGGCTTCAGCTCCACCGGATGCAgctgagggcgggaggagggaaggagggtgaggaggagatccGGCCCCGGCTCCGTCGCCCTCTGCTTCGGAGTGGCGAGGAGGCGGAGGCTGGCGGGCcgacctccccgggcctcagtctgCCGGTCGGTTCGAAGGGACCGAGACAGCTGCTCCTTCCCCCAAAACCCGAGGGCCCCGGGGCCcgaccctcccttcctcatcccccatcgggccccctcacctccgcccgcCCCAGGCTGGGGGGGAAGGGCCGGGCAGACGAGGGCAGCACCCGGGCCGGGGGCACGGGCGGAGGGCGGACCGCCaggctggggggctggagggcgggGCCCACGGGCAGCAGGGacagcggaggaggagggggaggaggagctggaggcggggcgggggccaggGAGCTGAAGTTGACCACCGGCAGCTGGGACTCCACCACAGGAAGCAgcatctggggaggggaggggaagggagggaggaagggggttacAGAGCGGGACCGCCCCCCTCGGAGCCACCGGGGGACACCGCGGGCAGGTGGGGAGCTTCGCCTggatcctcccaccccaccccccgccccccggggccgagggGACGCGGAGTACCTGCTGGGCAGGCGCGGCTGGGGGCAGGAAGCCGTTCTGGCCGCCGGGCTGCAGGGGGGCCGAGTAGAAGTCTGAGGGTGACGGTAGGTCCTGAcgaacctgggggggggggagttggggggggggacggaggctCAGCCCACCATTCCAAGGGCTCCCGTCCCCCTCGGCGTTCATccacccccggggccggccgcctCACCTGCAGCAGGGCGGGgtcgggcagggggctggggcagaAGGCCGGCGGGTAGAGGAAGGAGGGCGGCGGGTAGAGGACGCCCCCGCCGGGCAGTTTGCCCAGTTCGGCCGCCTGCAGGGCCGACAGCTCCAGAAACTGGCCTTTGAGGGCCACCCCCGACAGCAGCGccgagcccggggccgggccgggcggcaggTAGAGAGGCTGCGACCTGGCgggcggacggagggagggatgagcgagggccgggggtggggaggagaggccggCCCCGgaggtcctctcccctccccgcctcccccagcggCCCCCTCACCTGAAGGGGTGCAGCGAAGGTGTGCTGGGGCGGAAGGCGCCCGTGTTGGGGTGGAGCGTGGAGTCCACGGCAGCTCCCGGGACCTAGGGGTGGGGCAGGAGCGGCTCggtagggggttggggtgggatgggggcggggggcggtggggccggcTGAGGCAGGACAGAGTGCtggcggggaggcggggccgaGGGTCGGCCCGGAGTCCTACCTGAGAGCCGGGGGGGCCTGTGCTGCCGTAGAAGAGCTCGGGGTAGAGCCGAGGCCCCGAGGGTCCGGGCGAGGGTCCGGGCGAGGGTCCGGGCTCCGGCCCGCAGTGCGGGGGGCCCAGGCTTTTGGGCCGCGGCTCTGCCGGCTGGGACCTGGGAGGGAGCAACTCCCAGTCCCGGGGGCCCGGAGCggcctggggccgggccgggaggggagagggcgccTGTCAGGCCGCGGCGAGACAAGGCCCCCGACCCTGTCTCGTCCCTCCAGGCTCGACCCCgggcccccatccctccctcgagcccccatccctccccagggTCCCCGCctcaccccctcgcccccggacGGAGTGAGATCCTCCTCTGGCTTCACGCCCTCTGCCAGGGAGAGCCGCAGGTCCGAGTCCTGAGGTGGCGTGGGGGGagttgtgggggggggagaggggaaaagagtcagAGCGTGGGGCGGCAGGGCAGAGCGCCAGTGGGgtgggacggcggggagggggccctcgTCCGGGACccagggggcagggtgggggtccCGCTCCTCCGGAGTCCCCACCTTATCACTGGCTCCAAACTGGAtggggggccgggccggtgggggtcccggggggccccGGCGGACTCCTGGCCCTCGGTCGGCGCGCTGGCCCCGCTCGGTGCcgatggccgggggtgggggtggctcctAGGGAGAAGGCGGAGGGTcagcccccggggccggcgggggcgggggctggagcggggccgggggcgggggggaacggcGCCAGACGCCCGCTACCTTCTTATCCCCgtcgcggggggcgggcggccgtcTCCGAGAGGGGTCCGGGGGCTCTGGGCCCGGTGGCCCTTCGGCGGACGTGGCGCTCAGGGGGAGGGGCCCCCGGCCTTTTGGGGGCGCCCTCCCCACCGCCTTGAGCGCCCCATCGGGAGAGCCTGCGCTGGCTGCAGGGCCCGGAAGATACCTGGGAGCTGCCACTCAGGTCCACCCCGCTGTCGGACTGGctcatctgggggtgggggggcagaggagagagggggaggggtcagccggcgggggcggggcagcCGGCGGGGACAGTCCACGGGCCGACCCCTCGCCTCTCACCTCCGGGCCGGGCCCGTCCTCCAGGGGGGTGAGGGGCTCCATCCAGGGCTCGGAGCCGGGCCGGTAGCTCTTGCGGCTGGCTGctgcggggggaggcgggccgaCGGACCGGGGCGCCGaggtcagaggggagggggcggcccgcgaccccctctcccagcccggcccccgtgcccccaacccccactcaCTGCTGTGCAGGCGGTTCCAGATGTGGGGGGCCAGGGTCTCCGTGCCCGGGTCCCGAggctccccccggggccccggcccctccggcttgGGACCCGGGAACGCGGagccgtggggagggggcggggcctcctggagagcggggaggagagagagagccgcGGAGGGAGGTCaggcggggcggagggaggtcaggcggggcggggggagccggtcCCGGATgacgggggagagggcgggggggccgacgcggggcggggggagtccgGGTTCTGGGGTCTCCGAGtgggcggcggccccgggcctcGCTCACCTCTGGCAGGCAGCAGCTCCGGCTTGCGGGGGGGCCCCGCTCCCGCcgtttgggggggaaggggctgccccGGCGGAGTCCCACCCCcctcgccgccggccccggcTCCACGAGGTGGGGGTCTGGGGAAGAGCGAGAGGAGGGTgacggaggtgggggaggaggtggggtgagcgCCCCCGATCCCCGCCCGCCCCGAACCCCCCGCCAGCGGCCCTCGGCGCTCACCGGTGCCGCCGGCGCCGTGGCTGCTGGCCCGGGGGGGCTCGTagtgggccggggcccggggagcggcggggggtcCCGGCTTGGGCCGCGGGGGCACCGACCCCGGCGCCGCCTGGCGGCTGCTGAGCTGAGCCAAAGCCTGCTGGATGCCGGCTGGGTCGCTGTGGATGACCCGGTCCAGGCGGAAGACGGCCGAGCTGCTgggtggcgggggaggcagggggagcccCACGGGCTGCTCCTCTGGGGGCCGGCTGAAGGGcgagcggggggccggggaccggggttCAGCCTTCGCCACCCCTGCCACGCccacccgccgcccgcccgcccgccccgcgccccgccaCCTCACCTGCGGTTCTTGGGAGAAGGCCAGTTCCTCTTGTCCCCCGGCtgggcccggcccgaccccccggccctcccccggcgccgcccccggccttgcccggggggtcccgggcgcCGGTTCTGCCGCTCCATGCCGGGCCGCTGGCTGGAGAAGCTGCGCTTGCTCAGGTCGCGGGCCCGGTGACTGGGCTCCGGACGCggtcccggcccccccgggcggccccccgccgccggccttgGGGGTCAGCAGGGCGGCCGGGGGGGCCTCCTTGTCCCCGCGCCGCTCGCCGGCGAAGTCGCTGCTCTCCGAGGCCGTCTCCCACTCCTCGTTGGCCTGGTCCGAGTTCTGGTTCGAGAGGTCCGGGGACTTGGCCGCCgccgcgggcgggggggcggctggGCGGGCTGcgaggaggccggggccgggggcggggctggcggggcgggggcggggcccgggcccgcgtcGGGGGGCtcgtcgggggccggggccgggaccaggggccggggccggggaggggccgtccGCCCCGCGGGCCGCGTTGTCCCGCTCCTGCTTGAGCCGGCGGAATCGGGGGCGGCTTGTCCTGCTGCTGGGCCCGGCCGTGCCGTCTGCGCCGCGGCCGTTCGCCGTCCTCACAGGCCGCCCCGCGGCGGCGGGCCCGGAATGGgccgcctcccgcctccggggCCTTCTCCttggccccgccgccgcccccgacgATGACGACGACCGCTTCCttgctcggcggcggcggcggcgcccccaGGGGCTTCTTGGGGCCCAGGGCCTTGGCCGGGGGACTCCAACCGGCCATCACcgggggccgcccgcccccgcggccccggcgggAGGGGACCCCGCGGGGGGTGAAGACgcgcccgccccgggccgccgGGAAGCGGGCTCCCGGGGCCGGCGACGGGTGCggggggagcggcggcggggcggccgggggcacGGCAACCTCCTTGTCGAGGGCGCCAGGTCGCTCTCTGTGGGTCTCGCTGCCCGTGCTCGAGCCCCGCTGGCGGCGACGCTTGGGCACCTCCTCGTACTCGAGCCTCGCTCCGCGTCTCGCTGGCCGTGCGGCCCCGcggcggagggggtggggccgggcccccCGACCCACGCCCGTCCTCTGCCCGGAACTCCGGGAGCTGCGGAACtcgcggccccgcggcccccggcccccggcccccgtagGTGCCCGGAAGCCGCGGCCACCCGGAGCGAAGtattccccgcccgccccgccccagcaGGGGTCCAGGGGCCCTCGGAGGAGT carries:
- the BAG6 gene encoding large proline-rich protein BAG6 isoform X5, coding for MDPGGGGGGGGPGPGPDMEEPADLEVSVKTLDSQTRTFTVGAEMTVKEFKEHIAAAVSIPPDKQRLIYQGRVLQDDKKLQEYNVGGKVIHLVERAPPQTQGPSSGGASRAGSPSAPHAGAPPAGPRGPGAPVHDRNANSYVMVGTFNLPSDGSAVDVHINMEQAPIQSEPRVRLVMAQHMLRDIQALLARLEGRANGQPQPGQQGQQGQQQGQALLAESGPPRPGPPGQTDGETSPREPTETREPTETREPEDGVAARGTGPAPGPAPAPAPEGNAAPNHPSPAEYAEVLQELQRVESRLQPFLQRYRAILGAAATTDYNNNTEGREEDQRVINLVGESLRLLGNTFVALSDLRCNLSATAPRHLHVVRPMSHYTAPMVLQQAAIPIQINVGTTVTMTGSGARPGPTDTTPTSGQTSSPTPSPTSGEPGPDGAPSGPAPPQAAGPPRLIRISHQSVEPVVMMHMNIPDSGSQTGGTSSASTASTGPPGQGLGGPTHIQLPSLPPEFMQAVAHQITQQAMAAAAASAATAGQQVSGFPAAPTRVVIARPTPPQARPPHPGGPPPAPGATIPVPGSNASLAQMVSGLVGQLLMQPVLVAQGASGLGAPQAPATASASAGTTNTATTAGPAPGGPAQPPPPPPPGPPQAEVQFSQLLGSLLGPGVPGGPGTAGGATSVGSPTITVAMPGVPAFLQGMTDFLQGVLSSLLGSLGARAGSGESIAGFIQRLSGSSNIFEPGADGALGFFGALLSVICQNLSMVDVVMLLHGHSQPLQRLQPQLRGFFHQHYLGGREPTGPAIRRATHTLITGLEEYVRDSFASVQVQPGVDITRTNLDFLQEQFNGIAAHVLHCTDSSFGVRLLELCNQGLFECLALNLHCLGGQQSALTNVINGRIRRLSGGVNPSLVSWLTTMMGLRLQVVLEHMPVGPDQVLRYVRRLGEPPQPPPEEPMDVQGAERAPPEPERENASPAPGTTAEEAMSRGPPPAPEGPPPREEQDGAAAAESEPWAAAVPPEWVPIIRQDLQTQRKVKPQPPLSDAYLSGMPAKRRKTMQGEGPQLLLSEAVSRAAKASGARPVTGPDSLRRDLEAPEVQDSYRQQLRSDLQQRLRADPNYSPQHFPNAQRAFMDEP
- the BAG6 gene encoding large proline-rich protein BAG6 isoform X4 yields the protein MDPGGGGGGGGPGPGPDMEEPADLEVSVKTLDSQTRTFTVGAEMTVKEFKEHIAAAVSIPPDKQRLIYQGRVLQDDKKLQEYNVGGKVIHLVERAPPQTQGPSSGGASRAGSPSAPHAGAPPAGPRGPGAPVHDRNANSYVMVGTFNLPSDGSAVDVHINMEQAPIQSEPRVRLVMAQHMLRDIQALLARLEGRANGQPQPGQQGQQGQQQGQALLAESGPPRPGPPGQTDGETSPREPTETREPTETREPEDGVAARGTGPAPGPAPAPAPEGNAAPNHPSPAEYAEVLQELQRVESRLQPFLQRYRAILGAAATTDYNNNTEGREEDQRVINLVGESLRLLGNTFVALSDLRCNLSATAPRHLHVVRPMSHYTAPMVLQQAAIPIQINVGTTVTMTGSGARPGPTDTTPTSGQTSSPTPSPTSGEPGPDGAPSGPAPPQAAGPPRLIRISHQSVEPVVMMHMNIPDSGSQTGGTSSASTASTGPPGQGLEFMQAVAHQITQQAMAAAAASAATGQQVSGFPAAPTRVVIARPTPPQARPPHPGGPPPAPGATIPVPGSNASLAQMVSGLVGQLLMQPVLVAQGASGLGAPQAPATASASAGTTNTATTAGPAPGGPAQPPPPPPPGPPQAEVQFSQLLGSLLGPGVPGGPGTAGGATSVGSPTITVAMPGVPAFLQGMTDFLQATQTAPPPPPPPPPPPAPEQAPAAAPPGSPPAGPGGAGGGPEALPPEFFTSVVQGVLSSLLGSLGARAGSGESIAGFIQRLSGSSNIFEPGADGALGFFGALLSVICQNLSMVDVVMLLHGHSQPLQRLQPQLRGFFHQHYLGGREPTGPAIRRATHTLITGLEEYVRDSFASVQVQPGVDITRTNLDFLQEQFNGIAAHVLHCTDSSFGVRLLELCNQGLFECLALNLHCLGGQQSALTNVINGRIRRLSGGVNPSLVSWLTTMMGLRLQVVLEHMPVGPDQVLRYVRRLGEPPQPPPEEPMDVQGAERAPPEPERENASPAPGTTAEEAMSRGPPPAPEGPPPREEQDGAAAAESEPWAAAVPPEWVPIIRQDLQTQRKVKPQPPLSDAYLSGMPAKRRKTMQGEGPQLLLSEAVSRAAKASGARPVTGPDSLRRDLEAPEVQDSYRQQLRSDLQQRLRADPNYSPQHFPNAQRAFMDEP